The following coding sequences lie in one Tichowtungia aerotolerans genomic window:
- a CDS encoding FtsZ/tubulin family protein has translation MSIGIGGAGSKLASLMDAEQATIVNVSQSELDKVEAGSKILAVAHSTRGQFNGAGKDPNVGRAAHASICNKLCELIKGDMVFTSSGGGTGNGISSRLLDSVAEQDEISLNDKTVFGFLLPYVERESSEFVQNTVDFLMGPVSRAIDSGNTGNIMLFSNKLKFEGRIAEHDYNTMIAGSLNNFLSIPHKGDQMELIDGHVDHEDFRVYLSKPYFNHFCQFEYSADKPFGDLLKENVSQLLLPPEQPIEAMFLLEVPSRDEATSFYDILDYFAEDHVTPSYGVVLNPELEKPVLTLSLLYSRKPKELVDDFCQQVERITQKKLKKTINQFVTLEERRLNVEEEVRKIEEEDDSGRSVLEVLGRLQKLR, from the coding sequence ATGAGTATTGGTATCGGTGGAGCAGGCAGTAAGCTGGCCTCGTTGATGGATGCGGAACAGGCGACGATTGTGAATGTCTCGCAGTCGGAGCTCGATAAGGTTGAGGCCGGCAGCAAAATTCTGGCAGTTGCACATTCAACGCGCGGGCAGTTTAACGGAGCGGGTAAAGATCCGAACGTCGGACGCGCCGCTCATGCGTCGATCTGCAACAAACTTTGCGAGCTGATTAAAGGCGATATGGTTTTCACCTCCAGCGGCGGCGGAACCGGGAATGGTATTTCCTCCCGGCTGCTCGACAGCGTGGCGGAGCAGGATGAGATTTCCCTGAACGATAAAACCGTGTTCGGATTTCTGCTTCCATATGTGGAGCGGGAAAGCTCTGAATTCGTGCAGAACACCGTCGACTTTCTGATGGGGCCGGTTTCCCGTGCCATTGACTCCGGTAATACCGGAAACATTATGCTGTTCTCCAACAAGCTGAAGTTTGAGGGCCGCATCGCCGAGCACGACTACAACACCATGATTGCCGGAAGCCTCAACAATTTCCTTTCGATCCCGCACAAGGGGGACCAGATGGAGCTGATCGACGGACACGTCGACCACGAGGATTTCCGGGTGTACCTTTCCAAGCCGTACTTCAATCATTTCTGCCAGTTCGAATACTCGGCAGACAAACCCTTCGGTGACCTGCTTAAGGAAAACGTCAGTCAGCTGCTGCTGCCGCCGGAGCAGCCGATCGAAGCCATGTTCCTTCTCGAAGTCCCCAGCCGTGACGAAGCAACCAGCTTCTACGACATCCTCGATTATTTCGCCGAGGACCACGTGACGCCTTCATACGGGGTTGTGCTCAACCCGGAGCTCGAAAAGCCCGTACTGACGCTCTCACTGCTTTATTCGCGCAAACCGAAAGAGCTGGTCGATGACTTCTGCCAGCAGGTGGAACGGATTACGCAGAAAAAACTGAAGAAAACCATCAACCAGTTCGTCACGCTCGAAGAGCGCCGCCTCAACGTCGAAGAGGAGGTCCGTAAGATCGAAGAGGAAGACGACAGCGGCAGAAGTGTTCTCGAAGTGCTCGGCCGCCTGCAGAAACTCCGCTAG
- a CDS encoding ABC-F family ATP-binding cassette domain-containing protein, whose translation MISTSKITMRFSKTALFEDVSVKFVPGNRYGLIGANGCGKSTFMKILTGQLDPSEGEVVIGEGCTLGYLRQDHSAFDEYTILDTVCMGNPVLWKLHCEREMLYSKEELTDEENERCGHIEDEFGEAGGYTMESEAAALLVGLGFTEDLFGQSMTVLQGGFKLRILLAQVLFGKPDLLLLDEPTNHLDMESIEWLVDLLKRYTGMVITISHDRFFLNQVCTHIADLDYHEIRLFPGNYDDSTIASLEAREQQEKANKKIEKQANELKAFISRFSSNASKAKQATSRKKTLDKLEIKKFKASSRVSPFIRFNPKTRLGDKVIEATSISKSYDETIFKDFSITIGPEERVAIIGKNGIGKTTLLNTLCGQLKSDSGEIIFGETVQFSLFPQDASSMLDPKKPALEWLNRFSDADTPEVDLRSFMGKMLFKGQDVLKEIKVLSGGEKARLILSKMMMEGGNVLALDEPTNHLDLESIEALNYSLSLFPNTLIFVSHDHRFIATLATRILEITEDGIIDYPGTLDDYEAEKKKNA comes from the coding sequence ATGATCTCAACATCCAAAATCACCATGCGCTTCAGCAAAACCGCTCTTTTCGAGGACGTTTCTGTGAAGTTTGTTCCGGGCAACCGCTACGGGCTGATCGGAGCCAACGGCTGCGGAAAATCCACCTTTATGAAAATTCTGACCGGACAGCTCGACCCCAGCGAGGGCGAGGTCGTTATCGGCGAAGGCTGCACGCTGGGCTATCTCCGCCAGGACCACTCCGCGTTTGACGAGTACACCATTCTCGACACGGTCTGCATGGGAAATCCCGTGCTGTGGAAACTGCACTGCGAACGGGAAATGCTCTATTCAAAAGAGGAGCTTACCGACGAAGAGAACGAGCGCTGCGGGCACATTGAAGACGAGTTCGGCGAAGCCGGCGGATACACGATGGAATCGGAAGCCGCCGCGCTGCTGGTCGGGCTGGGCTTTACCGAGGATCTGTTCGGGCAGAGCATGACGGTTCTGCAGGGGGGCTTTAAGCTGCGGATTCTGCTGGCGCAGGTTCTGTTCGGGAAACCGGATCTCCTGCTGCTCGACGAACCGACCAACCATCTGGACATGGAGTCCATTGAGTGGCTCGTCGACCTGCTCAAACGCTACACCGGAATGGTGATCACTATTTCGCATGACCGCTTTTTCCTCAATCAGGTCTGCACGCACATTGCCGACCTGGACTATCACGAAATCCGACTGTTCCCGGGCAACTACGACGACTCCACCATCGCCAGCCTTGAAGCGCGCGAACAGCAGGAAAAAGCCAACAAGAAAATCGAAAAGCAGGCCAACGAACTTAAGGCGTTCATTTCGCGTTTCAGCTCCAACGCCTCCAAAGCCAAACAGGCCACCTCGCGCAAAAAGACACTCGATAAACTCGAAATCAAAAAATTCAAAGCCAGCAGCCGGGTCTCGCCCTTCATCCGCTTCAATCCGAAAACGCGACTAGGCGACAAAGTAATCGAAGCCACGTCGATCTCCAAGTCGTACGACGAAACCATCTTCAAAGATTTCTCCATCACCATCGGTCCGGAGGAACGCGTCGCCATCATCGGCAAAAACGGCATCGGAAAAACCACGCTGCTCAACACCCTGTGCGGACAGCTGAAGAGTGATTCCGGAGAGATCATTTTTGGCGAAACCGTTCAGTTCAGCCTGTTTCCGCAGGACGCTTCCTCCATGCTGGATCCGAAGAAACCGGCACTGGAATGGCTCAACCGTTTCTCCGACGCCGACACCCCCGAGGTGGATCTGCGCTCCTTTATGGGAAAAATGCTTTTTAAAGGTCAGGACGTGCTGAAAGAAATCAAGGTACTCAGCGGAGGCGAAAAGGCCCGATTGATCCTTTCCAAAATGATGATGGAAGGCGGCAACGTGCTGGCGCTGGACGAACCCACCAACCATCTGGACCTCGAATCAATCGAAGCGCTCAACTACAGCCTGTCGCTCTTCCCCAACACCCTGATCTTCGTCTCGCACGACCATCGCTTTATCGCAACACTTGCCACGCGCATCCTCGAAATCACCGAAGACGGCATCATCGACTACCCCGGCACCCTCGACGACTACGAAGCCGAAAAGAAGAAAAACGCCTAG
- a CDS encoding DEAD/DEAH box helicase, whose amino-acid sequence MPFSKLGLLEPILRVVDAVHYKTPTPVQEQAIPLILEGDDLIARAQTGTGKTAAFALPILQRLNFVETDPEPGSPLVLVLVPTRELAQQVADTFEEFERHLPRSIGVATVIGGEDILDQLRRLEQGVDVVVATPGRLLELVRSEKIFFEALRYFVIDEADRLLALGFAEELGQILEVLPIVRQTLLFSATYPQKVVSLTEQIMQNPVVVNASGDVPTVTNITQRAIEVNRLNRRPLLQHLVREEAWKHVLVFVSSKRAARNLAVKLKRNGIEADAFHGDLSQDERTFVLNQFKNRSIHVLIATDIAARGIDIQNLSTVVNYDLPRSPVDYIHRIGRTGRAGAAGVAVSFIDFNDMAHFALIEKRTKVRVDREQVPGFELEGEAPKKKKGPPPKKGRRPSKKDKARAAAAKAAERGES is encoded by the coding sequence ATGCCGTTTTCCAAACTGGGGCTCCTCGAGCCGATTCTTCGCGTGGTGGATGCCGTTCACTACAAAACGCCCACTCCCGTTCAGGAGCAGGCCATCCCGCTGATCCTCGAAGGCGACGACCTGATTGCCCGGGCGCAGACCGGAACCGGCAAAACTGCCGCCTTCGCGCTGCCCATTCTACAGCGACTTAACTTCGTTGAAACCGACCCGGAACCCGGTTCGCCGCTCGTACTGGTGCTGGTGCCAACCCGCGAGCTCGCTCAGCAGGTCGCGGACACCTTCGAAGAATTTGAACGGCACCTTCCGCGCAGCATCGGCGTTGCCACCGTCATCGGCGGCGAAGATATTCTCGACCAGCTGCGCAGGCTGGAGCAGGGTGTCGATGTCGTCGTCGCCACGCCCGGCCGGCTGCTCGAACTCGTTCGTTCGGAAAAAATCTTTTTCGAGGCGCTTCGCTATTTCGTCATCGACGAAGCCGACCGCCTGCTGGCGCTCGGCTTTGCCGAAGAGCTCGGGCAGATTCTGGAGGTTCTGCCGATCGTGCGCCAGACCCTGCTGTTTTCGGCAACTTATCCCCAAAAGGTCGTCAGCCTCACCGAGCAGATCATGCAGAATCCCGTGGTGGTGAACGCGTCCGGCGATGTGCCGACCGTAACCAACATCACGCAGCGCGCCATCGAAGTGAACCGCCTCAACCGTCGGCCGCTTCTGCAGCATCTGGTCCGCGAAGAGGCGTGGAAGCATGTTCTCGTATTTGTGAGCAGCAAACGCGCGGCACGCAACCTCGCCGTAAAACTCAAACGTAACGGGATTGAGGCCGACGCCTTCCACGGCGACCTCAGCCAGGATGAGCGCACCTTTGTTCTCAATCAGTTTAAAAACCGCAGCATCCACGTCTTGATCGCCACCGATATTGCGGCGCGCGGAATCGACATCCAGAACCTCTCCACCGTCGTCAATTACGACCTGCCGCGCTCACCCGTCGACTACATCCACCGCATCGGCCGCACCGGCCGCGCCGGGGCCGCCGGCGTCGCCGTCAGCTTCATCGACTTCAACGACATGGCGCATTTTGCGCTCATCGAAAAACGGACCAAAGTCCGCGTTGACCGCGAACAGGTTCCCGGCTTTGAACTCGAAGGCGAAGCCCCGAAAAAGAAAAAGGGACCGCCGCCGAAAAAAGGCAGACGCCCCAGCAAAAAAGATAAAGCCCGCGCGGCGGCCGCCAAAGCCGCAGAACGCGGGGAATCATGA
- a CDS encoding spermidine synthase, translating to MNPWVVIDQATVPGDGGEMKLLQRTHEFTINVKNEELMNSRLHGSEDALAELTCKPLAARKKPKVLIGGLGMGYTLGAALSHLGPQARVVVAELVPAVIQWNRTYLADLAGRPLEDPRATVRQGDVAAIIQEQKNVYDAILLDVDNGPEGLTHEENDRLYTPAGLAEAKAALRPGGVLAIWSAFPDKKFTKRLRAAGFNVEEVPARSRGARGRWHHIWLAAKP from the coding sequence ATGAACCCGTGGGTAGTCATCGATCAGGCGACCGTGCCGGGCGACGGCGGCGAAATGAAGCTGCTGCAGCGCACGCATGAATTTACCATCAACGTCAAAAACGAAGAGCTCATGAACAGCCGCCTGCACGGCTCCGAAGATGCGCTCGCCGAGCTCACCTGCAAGCCGCTCGCCGCTCGGAAAAAACCGAAGGTCCTCATCGGTGGACTCGGCATGGGCTACACCCTCGGCGCGGCCCTCAGCCATCTCGGGCCGCAGGCCCGCGTCGTCGTCGCCGAACTCGTTCCCGCCGTCATCCAATGGAACCGCACCTATCTGGCCGACCTCGCGGGGCGCCCGCTGGAGGATCCTCGTGCAACGGTCCGCCAGGGCGACGTGGCCGCCATCATCCAGGAGCAGAAAAATGTCTACGACGCCATCCTGCTCGACGTCGACAACGGCCCCGAAGGGCTCACGCATGAAGAAAACGACCGCCTGTATACGCCGGCCGGCCTCGCCGAAGCCAAAGCTGCGCTTCGGCCCGGCGGCGTCCTCGCCATCTGGTCCGCGTTCCCGGACAAAAAATTCACTAAGCGACTTCGCGCCGCCGGCTTCAATGTCGAAGAAGTCCCCGCGCGATCACGCGGCGCCCGCGGCCGCTGGCACCACATCTGGCTGGCTGCAAAGCCATAA